CCCTTTAGAAAAGGCTAACATTTCGCCAAGAACGCTGTTAAAAAGTTTTGAGTGAATGGACACAAAAAGAAAGTGCATGATAAAACGCCTAAAATTCATCAATAGCGTCAAGTATCGGTTATTTTGAGGCAAGAGCTTAAAAAAGAGGGTGTTAAAAAAGAGCGTTTTAGTCAAATTTAATCTTATTTTGGTTACAATTCTAGGTTATTAAGTTTTAGTTTAAAGGGAAAAAATGCTCCGCTCTCTCTATAGCGCCACTTCAGGGATGCTCGCCCAACAAACGCACATTGACACCACTTCAAACAATATCGCCAATGTCAATACCACCGGGTTTAAAAAATCTCGTGCGGATTTTAACGACTTGTTTTACCAAGCGATGCAATACGCCGGCACCAACACAAGCAACACGACTTTATCGCCAGATGGCATGGAAGTGGGCTTAGGCGTGCGCCCTAGCGCGATCACTAAAATGTTTTCGCAAGGCAGCCCTAAAGAAACGGAAAACAATTTAGATGTCGCCATTACGGGTAAAGGTTTTTTTCAAGTCCAATTGCCTGATGGCACCACCGCTTATACAAGAAGCGGGAATTTTAAGCTAGACGAGCAGGGCAATCTTGTAACAAGCGAGGGCTATCTTCTCATCCCTCAAATCACTTTACCTGAAGACACCACGCAAGTAAATATCGGTGTGGATGGCACGGTGAGCGTGACTCAAGGCTTGCAAACGACTTCTAATGTGATCGGGCAAATCACGCTAGCTAATTTTGTCAACCCAGCGGGGCTTCATTCTATGGGGGATAATTTGTTTTCAATCACCAACGCTAGCGGCGATGCGATTGTGGGCAACCCGGATTCTCAAGGATTGGGCAAGTTAAGGCAAGGCTTTTTGGAGCTTAGCAATGTGAGATTGGTAGAAGAAATGACGGATCTAATCACCGCTCAAAGGGCCTATGAAGCCAATTCTAAAAGCATTCAAACCGCTGACGCCATGCTCCAAACCGTCAATTCCCTCAAACGCTAATTGGAGCGGTGTCGTTATTCTTTAATTCTTGTGGCTAGGGTTTTTAAGTTTTTCAACGCCGCTTTTTGGGTTATTGTTTGGTTGGTGTTTTCCTTTTATGAAAAAAACAGCCAAAACAGCTAGACCGATAAGAATGATAGAGATGATAGCCAGATACCACATTTTCTCAGTTTTATCCGCTTCTTGTTGCGCTTGTTCTGCTTTTAATTTTGTTTCTTGTTATGCTTTCAATTTTTTGCGTAAGGTGGCAACTAAAACGCATGCAGGCACGGTTACCCTATAAGCCGGCCAGCAAGATTGACGCTCACTAACGCGCCTGTAATGACCAATAGTGCCAGCTAAAATGCCTAGAGTTTTTTTAAGCGCTACTTTACCCACCACAGACGATAAACCATGCCCTAGAGTTTGTCTTACCATTGCATCTGCAACAGATACAGCCAATGCATAAGAATGAGAGCCGCCCGCTTTAAACAGCGTTAAAACAGATGCGATTAGAGCTTGTTTGTTTTCGCTAATCATTTTATCAATATTTGTCATGCCCAATTCATCGCAAAGTTCTTTAATCTCTCTCCCACTCATTTTTTCCAAACTATCTTTCAAAAGTTTAGAAAGCATGTTTTGCTCAATCAAAGAGGTTGGAGATTCTTCATGGTAATTAACCTTTAAATGATCGCACGCATCGCACAAAATCTCTTTGTATAAGACCCCTTCGTTTCTAAAAAATTAATAAAAGTATTGCCCCCATAACACTGCAATTCTTCAGCGATTCTTCTTGTGTATTTGGCGTAATCGCTACC
This DNA window, taken from Helicobacter pylori, encodes the following:
- the flgG gene encoding flagellar basal-body rod protein FlgG: MLRSLYSATSGMLAQQTHIDTTSNNIANVNTTGFKKSRADFNDLFYQAMQYAGTNTSNTTLSPDGMEVGLGVRPSAITKMFSQGSPKETENNLDVAITGKGFFQVQLPDGTTAYTRSGNFKLDEQGNLVTSEGYLLIPQITLPEDTTQVNIGVDGTVSVTQGLQTTSNVIGQITLANFVNPAGLHSMGDNLFSITNASGDAIVGNPDSQGLGKLRQGFLELSNVRLVEEMTDLITAQRAYEANSKSIQTADAMLQTVNSLKR
- a CDS encoding ubiquinol-cytochrome C chaperone family protein; the encoded protein is MCDACDHLKVNYHEESPTSLIEQNMLSKLLKDSLEKMSGREIKELCDELGMTNIDKMISENKQALIASVLTLFKAGGSHSYALAVSVADAMVRQTLGHGLSSVVGKVALKKTLGILAGTIGHYRRVSERQSCWPAYRVTVPACVLVATLRKKLKA